The following coding sequences are from one Panicum hallii strain FIL2 chromosome 5, PHallii_v3.1, whole genome shotgun sequence window:
- the LOC112891858 gene encoding uncharacterized protein LOC112891858 isoform X3, whose translation MAALSRGAAAGTKGGGGGKQVGSRVLFVTVGCFLFFLVFLLSARPDAATVLGARRGDVRPRQRVGSHGDLQRSAEQSSGMAATEPFSSGAGGAVIGAERSDDVERDAAPEDAERESNAAAAATPNSDEGAEPPGDTTTRADAADRQRRPLCDTSGFRADVCDLAGDVRLDANASAFVVVVDDAARSAGGQTYKVRPYPRKGDATSMGRVTEIAVRATAGAGAGAAPRCTATHAEPAVVFSIGGYAGNLFHDFTDVIVPLYSTAQRFRGDVRLVVADAAPRWLAKYGALLRGLSRHAPLDLAKAAAAGEVHCFRRAVVGLRAHRELMIERESGLDGGGMPDFTMFLRRALSLPRHAPTRPGGLVPARKPRLLIVSRRGTRLLLNTDAVVRAAEEVGFDAVVHELSAGNGDDIARAGRLVNSFDALVGVHGADLTNMVFLPPGSAMVQIVPWGGLRWIARLDFGEPAEAMGLRYTQYEVAVHESTLKDKYPRDHEVFTNPTALHRKGFTFMRRTFLNGQDIIVDVDRFRAVLVQALENLAQ comes from the exons atgGCTGCGCTgagccgcggggcggcggcgggcaccaaaggcggcggcggcggcaagcagGTGGGGAGCAGGGTGCTGTTCGTCACCGTCGGctgcttcctcttcttcctcgtcTTTCTCCTCTCCGCCCGCCCCGACGCCGCCACCGTCCTCGGCGCCC GTCGAGGCGACGTCCGGCCGCGGCAGCGGGTGGGGAGCCACGGCGACCTGCAGCGGAGCGCCGAGCAGAGCAGCGGCATGGCAGCCACGGAAC CCTTTTCttcaggggccggcggcgcggtgaTCGGAGCGGAGAGGAGCGACGACGTCGAGAGAGATGCGGCGCCGGAGGACGCAGAACGTGAgagcaacgccgccgccgccgctactccCAACTCCGACGAGGGAGCGGAACCACCGG GGGACACCACGACGCGTGCGGATGCAGCGGaccggcagcggcggccgctGTGCGACACCTCCGGCTTCCGCGCCGACGTCTGCGACCTCGCCGGCGACGTCCGCTTGGATGCCAACGCGTCGGctttcgtcgtcgtcgtcgatgaCGCGGCGCGCAGCGCGGGCGGGCAGACGTACAAGGTCCGGCCGTACCCGCGGAAGGGTGACGCCACGAGCATGGGCCGCGTCACCGAGATCGCCGTGCGGGCgacggccggcgccggcgcgggggccgcGCCTCGGTGCACGGCGACGCACGCCGAGCCGGCGGTCGTGTTCTCCATCGGCGGGTACGCGGGCAACCTCTTCCACGACTTCACCGACGTCATCGTCCCGCTGTACAGCACCGCGCAGCGCTTCCGCGGCGACGTGCGCCTCGTCGTGGCCGACGCGGCCCCGCGGTGGCTCGCCAAGTACGGCGCGCTCCTGCGCGGGCTGTCGCGGCACGCGCCGCTCGACCTCgccaaggccgccgccgccggggaggtGCACTGCTTCCGCCGCGCCGTGGTCGGCCTGCGCGCGCACCGGGAGCTCATGATCGAGCGGGAGAGCGGCTTGGACGGGGGCGGGATGCCGGACTTCACAATGTTCCTCCGGCGCGCGCTCTCGCTGCCACGCCACGCGCCCACGCGCCCCGGCGGCTTGGTCCCCGCCCGGAAGCCCCGCCTGCTCATCGTCTCCCGCCGCGGCACCCGCCTGCTCCTGAACACCGACGCCGTGGTccgcgcggcggaggaggtcgGCTTCGACGCCGTCGTCCACGAGCTGAGCGCGGGCAACGGCGACGACATCGCCCGGGCGGGGCGGCTGGTCAACTCGTTCGACGCGCTGGTGGGCGTGCACGGCGCGGACCTCACCAACATGGTGTTCCTGCCGCCGGGCTCGGCGATGGTGCAGATCGTGCCGTGGGGCGGGCTGCGGTGGATCGCGCGGCTGGACTTCGGCGAGCCGGCGGAGGCGATGGGGCTCCGGTACACCCAGTACGAGGTCGCCGTCCACGAGAGCACGCTCAAGGATAAGTACCCGAGGGACCACGAGGTCTTCACCAACCCGACGGCGCTGCACAGGAAGGGCTTCACGTTCATGAGGCGCACGTTCCTGAACGGCCAGGACATCATCGTCGACGTCGACCGCTTCAGGGCGGTGCTGGTCCAGGCGCTCGAGAACCTCGCGCAGTAG
- the LOC112895788 gene encoding protein O-linked-mannose beta-1,4-N-acetylglucosaminyltransferase 2-like: MGGDPGKLIKSVKGAAQKYLGVGFLLGFFLVLLTYFTVSEQFAISAPNAIRRSSPGHAHPSPSPITPFVEEKRQQAPVVEEKPHKAELAAEEKPPKAQHAAEEKPPAVDVEEAHAETEDQKLVADDGRRSGIGGDGIPTESAPAKKPACDIQGPWASDVCDVDGDVRIRGSAGTILIAPSIESGGNPNPQEWQIRPYSRKHQAGIKEVTVRELASAADAPACDVRSPVPALVFAMGGLTGNYWHDFSDIMIPLYLQAVRFKGEVQLVVENFQPWYAGKYRTILKRLSRYEIVDMDKDDRVRCFPGAVVGIRMHKEFSIDPAREPLGHSMPEFTRFLRETFSLPRDAPTRLAGADGEDNEKVRPRMMIISRRHPRKLVNVDAVVALAERVGFEVVIGDPPFNVDVGEFAREVNAADALVGVHGAGLTNSVFLPTGAVFVQVVPYGKMEHIGEVDFGVPAVDMGLRYIAYSAGVEESTLVDTLGRDHPAVRDPESIHRSGWGKVAEYYLGRQDIRLDLARFEPVLRKAMELLRERQ; the protein is encoded by the exons ATGGGGGGCGATCCGGGGAAGCTCATCAAGAGCGTGAAGGGCGCAGCGCAGAAGTACCTCGGCGTCGGGTTCCTGCTGGGGTTCTTCCTCGTGCTGCTCACCTACTTCACCGTATCCGAGCAGTTCGCCATCTCCGCGCCCAACG CTATTCGGAGGTCATCGCCGGGGCACGCGCATCCCTCGCCGTCGCCGATCACCCCGTTCGTGGAGGAGAAGAGGCAGCAGGCCCCTGTCGTAG AGGAGAAGCCACACAAGGCAGAGCttgcagcagaggagaagcctCCCAAGGCACAGCatgcagcagaggagaagcccCCAGCCGTTGACGTTGAAGAGGCCCACGCAGAAACAGAGGACCAGAAGCTTGTCGCAG ATGATGGTCGGAGGAGCGGTATCGGCGGCGATGGCATCCCGACGGAGAGCGCTCCGGCGAAGAAGCCGGCGTGCGACATCCAGGGCCCGTGGGCGTCGGACGTCTGCGACGTGGACGGCGACGTGCGCATCCGCGGCTCGGCGGGCACCATCCTGATCGCGCCGTCCATCGAGAGCGGCGGCAACCCGAACCCGCAGGAGTGGCAGATCCGGCCCTACTCCCGGAAGCACCAGGCCGGGATCAAGGAGGTGACAGTGCGGGAGCTGGCCTCGGCCGCCGACGCGCCGGCGTGCGACGTCCGGTCGCCCGTGCCGGCGCTGGTGTTCGCCATGGGCGGGCTCACCGGCAACTACTGGCACGACTTCAGCGACATCATGATCCCGCTGTACCTGCAGGCGGTGCGGTTCAAGGGCGAGGTCCAGCTCGTCGTCGAGAACTTCCAGCCCTGGTACGCCGGCAAGTACCGGACCATCCTGAAGCGGCTGTCCCGCTACGAGATCGTGGACATGGACAAGGACGACCGCGTGCGGTGCTTCCCGGGCGCCGTGGTGGGGATCCGCATGCACAAGGAGTTCAGCATCGACCCGGCGCGGGAGCCGCTCGGCCACTCCATGCCGGAGTTCACCCGGTTCCTCCGCGAGACCTTCTCCCTCCCGCGCGACGCGCCGACGAggctcgccggcgccgacgGCGAGGACAACGAGAAGGTGAGGCCCCGCATGATGATCATCTCGCGGCGGCACCCGCGGAAGCTGGTGAACGTGGACGCGGTGGTGGCCCTGGCGGAGCGCGTGGGGTTCGAGGTGGTGATCGGGGACCCGCCTTTCAACGTGGACGTGGGCGAGTTCGCCCGGGAGGTGAACGCCGCGGACGCGCTGGTGGGCGTGCACGGCGCGGGGCTGACCAACTCGGTGTTCCTCCCCACGGGCGCCGTGTTCGTCCAGGTGGTGCCCTACGGCAAGATGGAGCACATCGGGGAGGTGGACTTCGGCGTGCCCGCCGTGGACATGGGGCTCCGGTACATCGCCTACTCCGCCGGCGTGGAGGAGAGCACGCTGGTGGACACGCTGGGGCGCGACCACCCCGCCGTGAGGGACCCCGAGTCCATCCACCGGAGCGGGTGGGGGAAGGTCGCCGAGTACTACCTCGGCCGGCAGGACATCCGGCTGGACCTGGCGCGGTTCGAGCCCGTGCTCCGCAAGGCCATGGAGCTGCTCAGGGAGCGGCAGTAG
- the LOC112891858 gene encoding uncharacterized protein LOC112891858 isoform X2, which produces MAALSRGAAAGTKGGGGGKQVGSRVLFVTVGCFLFFLVFLLSARPDAATVLGARRGDVRPRQRVGSHGDLQRSAEQSSGMAATERAGGAVIGAERSDDVERDAAPEDAERESNAAAAATPNSDEGAEPPAAEDADRDKSLRTAAAVQTTPPPHGLPGDTTTRADAADRQRRPLCDTSGFRADVCDLAGDVRLDANASAFVVVVDDAARSAGGQTYKVRPYPRKGDATSMGRVTEIAVRATAGAGAGAAPRCTATHAEPAVVFSIGGYAGNLFHDFTDVIVPLYSTAQRFRGDVRLVVADAAPRWLAKYGALLRGLSRHAPLDLAKAAAAGEVHCFRRAVVGLRAHRELMIERESGLDGGGMPDFTMFLRRALSLPRHAPTRPGGLVPARKPRLLIVSRRGTRLLLNTDAVVRAAEEVGFDAVVHELSAGNGDDIARAGRLVNSFDALVGVHGADLTNMVFLPPGSAMVQIVPWGGLRWIARLDFGEPAEAMGLRYTQYEVAVHESTLKDKYPRDHEVFTNPTALHRKGFTFMRRTFLNGQDIIVDVDRFRAVLVQALENLAQ; this is translated from the exons atgGCTGCGCTgagccgcggggcggcggcgggcaccaaaggcggcggcggcggcaagcagGTGGGGAGCAGGGTGCTGTTCGTCACCGTCGGctgcttcctcttcttcctcgtcTTTCTCCTCTCCGCCCGCCCCGACGCCGCCACCGTCCTCGGCGCCC GTCGAGGCGACGTCCGGCCGCGGCAGCGGGTGGGGAGCCACGGCGACCTGCAGCGGAGCGCCGAGCAGAGCAGCGGCATGGCAGCCACGGAAC gggccggcggcgcggtgaTCGGAGCGGAGAGGAGCGACGACGTCGAGAGAGATGCGGCGCCGGAGGACGCAGAACGTGAgagcaacgccgccgccgccgctactccCAACTCCGACGAGGGAGCGGAACCACCGG CCGCCGAGGACGCGGACCGAGACAAATCCTTGCGGACCGCGGCCGCCGTGCAAACGACGCCTCCTCCGCACGGACTTCCAG GGGACACCACGACGCGTGCGGATGCAGCGGaccggcagcggcggccgctGTGCGACACCTCCGGCTTCCGCGCCGACGTCTGCGACCTCGCCGGCGACGTCCGCTTGGATGCCAACGCGTCGGctttcgtcgtcgtcgtcgatgaCGCGGCGCGCAGCGCGGGCGGGCAGACGTACAAGGTCCGGCCGTACCCGCGGAAGGGTGACGCCACGAGCATGGGCCGCGTCACCGAGATCGCCGTGCGGGCgacggccggcgccggcgcgggggccgcGCCTCGGTGCACGGCGACGCACGCCGAGCCGGCGGTCGTGTTCTCCATCGGCGGGTACGCGGGCAACCTCTTCCACGACTTCACCGACGTCATCGTCCCGCTGTACAGCACCGCGCAGCGCTTCCGCGGCGACGTGCGCCTCGTCGTGGCCGACGCGGCCCCGCGGTGGCTCGCCAAGTACGGCGCGCTCCTGCGCGGGCTGTCGCGGCACGCGCCGCTCGACCTCgccaaggccgccgccgccggggaggtGCACTGCTTCCGCCGCGCCGTGGTCGGCCTGCGCGCGCACCGGGAGCTCATGATCGAGCGGGAGAGCGGCTTGGACGGGGGCGGGATGCCGGACTTCACAATGTTCCTCCGGCGCGCGCTCTCGCTGCCACGCCACGCGCCCACGCGCCCCGGCGGCTTGGTCCCCGCCCGGAAGCCCCGCCTGCTCATCGTCTCCCGCCGCGGCACCCGCCTGCTCCTGAACACCGACGCCGTGGTccgcgcggcggaggaggtcgGCTTCGACGCCGTCGTCCACGAGCTGAGCGCGGGCAACGGCGACGACATCGCCCGGGCGGGGCGGCTGGTCAACTCGTTCGACGCGCTGGTGGGCGTGCACGGCGCGGACCTCACCAACATGGTGTTCCTGCCGCCGGGCTCGGCGATGGTGCAGATCGTGCCGTGGGGCGGGCTGCGGTGGATCGCGCGGCTGGACTTCGGCGAGCCGGCGGAGGCGATGGGGCTCCGGTACACCCAGTACGAGGTCGCCGTCCACGAGAGCACGCTCAAGGATAAGTACCCGAGGGACCACGAGGTCTTCACCAACCCGACGGCGCTGCACAGGAAGGGCTTCACGTTCATGAGGCGCACGTTCCTGAACGGCCAGGACATCATCGTCGACGTCGACCGCTTCAGGGCGGTGCTGGTCCAGGCGCTCGAGAACCTCGCGCAGTAG
- the LOC112895925 gene encoding uncharacterized protein LOC112895925 isoform X2 produces MASLVQHGKSRAAAAAAAAWERKPRHGARAAARSPGKPELGRRQLAGRLLLAACLLAPVLCICAARLLSPLSSRVSSGDGVYLAEGNHVSSDDAGGAGALSSLQRGTVDGHGPPGPIAPIPARFGTDPVRSSPELDKEVKSSNPENRTDLDNKSGIEGETVSSAKSGFPPENSLMNFRQSAAYIEVPKPKSKVYCDDKSKDEGFPYARPTICQMSGDVRVSPGSSSIALTMPMQQSVEGLHVMPYARRDDSLLPLVTEVGIRAAASENDAPKCSISHDVPAVIFSIGGYTGNFFHDMSDVLIPLYLTSFRFKGRVKFFITNYKQWWIQKYKPMLRRLSHYDIIDFDSNKDVHCFQEVILGLVRDRDLILRPHPTRNPKGYSMLDFTRFLRHSYGLKRSRSLVLGEEPGKKPRMLIISRRGTRKLLNLRQVAAISRALGFDVTISEARGNLKRFATMVNSCDVFLAVHGAGLTNQIFLPAQAVVIQIVPWGKMDWMATNFYGEPARGMNLRYLEYHISEQESSLAQRYPRDHMVFKDPMAIHGQGWNALADIFMTQDVKLNLRRFRPTLLQALDLLQL; encoded by the exons ATGGCGTCCCTGGTGCAGCACGGCAAGAgcagagccgccgccgccgcagcagcagcgtgGGAGAGGAAGCCGAGGCACGGAGCGAGGGCCGCGGCCAGGAGCCCCGGCAAGCCGGAGCTCGGGCGCAGGCAGCTTGCCGGCAGGCTGCTGCTCGCGGCGTGCCTCCTCGCCCCGGTGCTCTGCATCTGCGCGGCCAGGCTCCTCTCGCCGCTGTCGTCACGGGTCTCGT CTGGCGATGGAGTTTATCTGGCCGAGGGAAACCATGTTAGCTCTGATGATGCTGGAG GGGCTGGAGCTCTGAGCTCCTTGCAGCGGGGCACTGTGGATGGACATGGACCTCCAGGGCCTATTGCTCCGATTCCTGCAAGATTTGGTACTGATCCTGTCAGAAGTTCGCCAGAATTAG ATAAAGAAGTTAAAAGCAGCAATCCCGAGAATCGAACGGATTTGGATAATAAATCAGGTATTGAAGGGGAGACTGTATCCTCAGCAAAGTCTGGTTTCCCTCCTGAAAACTCTCTCATGAATTTTCGACAATCAG CCGCATATATTGAAGTCCCAAAGCCTAAGAGTAAGGTATATTGTGATGACAAGAGTAAAGATGAAGGCTTCCCTTATGCAAGGCCAACCATCTGCCAAATGTCTGGTGATGTGCGAGTTTCTCCAGGAAGTTCATCAATTGCTCTTACTATGCCAATGCAACAAAGCGTTGAAGGCCTACATGTTATGCCATATGCTCGCCGTGACGATTCCTTGCTACCTCTTGTAACAGAAGTGGGCATCAGAGCAGCTGCAAGTGAAAATGATGCTCCCAAATGCAGCATTAGCCACGATGTCCCTGCAGTTATCTTCTCCATTGGTGGCTATACTGGAAATTTCTTCCATGACATGTCAGATGTGCTGATCCCACTATATCTTACTTCCTTTCGGTTCAAAGGGCGGGTAAAATTCTTCATTACCAATTACAAGCAGTGGTGGATTCAGAAGTACAAACCGATGCTGCGGAGGTTATCGCATTATGACATAATTGATTTTGACTCAAACAAGGATGTCCACTGCTTTCAGGAAGTAATTCTTGGTCTTGTGAGAGATAGGGATCTCATCCTTCGGCCGCATCCAACGAGAAACCCAAAGGGGTACTCAATGCTTGACTTCACAAGATTCTTGCGCCACTCTTATGGCCTCAAAAGATCCAGATCATTAGTCCTTGGTGAAGAGCCCGGCAAGAAACCAAGGATGCTGATCATATCAAGGCGAGGCACAAGGAAGCTCCTGAACCTTCGTCAAGTGGCAGCCATATCAAGGGCGCTAGGCTTTGACGTGACCATCTCTGAAGCCAGGGGAAACTTGAAGAGGTTTGCAACAATGGTGAACTCGTGTGACGTGTTCCTAGCTGTCCATGGCGCCGGCCTCACCAACCAGATCTTCCTCCCAGCACAGGCGGTGGTGATTCAGATAGTTCCATGGGGGAAGATGGATTGGATGGCCACCAACTTCTATGGGGAGCCTGCTCGCGGCATGAACCTGAGGTACTTGGAGTACCACATCTCTGAACAAGAGAGCAGCCTTGCTCAGAGGTACCCCAGAGACCACATGGTGTTTAAGGACCCCATGGCAATCCATGGTCAAGGATGGAATGCATTGGCAGACATTTTCATGACACAGGATGTGAAGCTCAATCTCAGGAGATTCAGACCTACACTTTTACAGGCCCTGGATCTTCTTCAGTTGTAG
- the LOC112891858 gene encoding uncharacterized protein LOC112891858 isoform X1: MAALSRGAAAGTKGGGGGKQVGSRVLFVTVGCFLFFLVFLLSARPDAATVLGARRGDVRPRQRVGSHGDLQRSAEQSSGMAATEPFSSGAGGAVIGAERSDDVERDAAPEDAERESNAAAAATPNSDEGAEPPAAEDADRDKSLRTAAAVQTTPPPHGLPGDTTTRADAADRQRRPLCDTSGFRADVCDLAGDVRLDANASAFVVVVDDAARSAGGQTYKVRPYPRKGDATSMGRVTEIAVRATAGAGAGAAPRCTATHAEPAVVFSIGGYAGNLFHDFTDVIVPLYSTAQRFRGDVRLVVADAAPRWLAKYGALLRGLSRHAPLDLAKAAAAGEVHCFRRAVVGLRAHRELMIERESGLDGGGMPDFTMFLRRALSLPRHAPTRPGGLVPARKPRLLIVSRRGTRLLLNTDAVVRAAEEVGFDAVVHELSAGNGDDIARAGRLVNSFDALVGVHGADLTNMVFLPPGSAMVQIVPWGGLRWIARLDFGEPAEAMGLRYTQYEVAVHESTLKDKYPRDHEVFTNPTALHRKGFTFMRRTFLNGQDIIVDVDRFRAVLVQALENLAQ, translated from the exons atgGCTGCGCTgagccgcggggcggcggcgggcaccaaaggcggcggcggcggcaagcagGTGGGGAGCAGGGTGCTGTTCGTCACCGTCGGctgcttcctcttcttcctcgtcTTTCTCCTCTCCGCCCGCCCCGACGCCGCCACCGTCCTCGGCGCCC GTCGAGGCGACGTCCGGCCGCGGCAGCGGGTGGGGAGCCACGGCGACCTGCAGCGGAGCGCCGAGCAGAGCAGCGGCATGGCAGCCACGGAAC CCTTTTCttcaggggccggcggcgcggtgaTCGGAGCGGAGAGGAGCGACGACGTCGAGAGAGATGCGGCGCCGGAGGACGCAGAACGTGAgagcaacgccgccgccgccgctactccCAACTCCGACGAGGGAGCGGAACCACCGG CCGCCGAGGACGCGGACCGAGACAAATCCTTGCGGACCGCGGCCGCCGTGCAAACGACGCCTCCTCCGCACGGACTTCCAG GGGACACCACGACGCGTGCGGATGCAGCGGaccggcagcggcggccgctGTGCGACACCTCCGGCTTCCGCGCCGACGTCTGCGACCTCGCCGGCGACGTCCGCTTGGATGCCAACGCGTCGGctttcgtcgtcgtcgtcgatgaCGCGGCGCGCAGCGCGGGCGGGCAGACGTACAAGGTCCGGCCGTACCCGCGGAAGGGTGACGCCACGAGCATGGGCCGCGTCACCGAGATCGCCGTGCGGGCgacggccggcgccggcgcgggggccgcGCCTCGGTGCACGGCGACGCACGCCGAGCCGGCGGTCGTGTTCTCCATCGGCGGGTACGCGGGCAACCTCTTCCACGACTTCACCGACGTCATCGTCCCGCTGTACAGCACCGCGCAGCGCTTCCGCGGCGACGTGCGCCTCGTCGTGGCCGACGCGGCCCCGCGGTGGCTCGCCAAGTACGGCGCGCTCCTGCGCGGGCTGTCGCGGCACGCGCCGCTCGACCTCgccaaggccgccgccgccggggaggtGCACTGCTTCCGCCGCGCCGTGGTCGGCCTGCGCGCGCACCGGGAGCTCATGATCGAGCGGGAGAGCGGCTTGGACGGGGGCGGGATGCCGGACTTCACAATGTTCCTCCGGCGCGCGCTCTCGCTGCCACGCCACGCGCCCACGCGCCCCGGCGGCTTGGTCCCCGCCCGGAAGCCCCGCCTGCTCATCGTCTCCCGCCGCGGCACCCGCCTGCTCCTGAACACCGACGCCGTGGTccgcgcggcggaggaggtcgGCTTCGACGCCGTCGTCCACGAGCTGAGCGCGGGCAACGGCGACGACATCGCCCGGGCGGGGCGGCTGGTCAACTCGTTCGACGCGCTGGTGGGCGTGCACGGCGCGGACCTCACCAACATGGTGTTCCTGCCGCCGGGCTCGGCGATGGTGCAGATCGTGCCGTGGGGCGGGCTGCGGTGGATCGCGCGGCTGGACTTCGGCGAGCCGGCGGAGGCGATGGGGCTCCGGTACACCCAGTACGAGGTCGCCGTCCACGAGAGCACGCTCAAGGATAAGTACCCGAGGGACCACGAGGTCTTCACCAACCCGACGGCGCTGCACAGGAAGGGCTTCACGTTCATGAGGCGCACGTTCCTGAACGGCCAGGACATCATCGTCGACGTCGACCGCTTCAGGGCGGTGCTGGTCCAGGCGCTCGAGAACCTCGCGCAGTAG
- the LOC112895925 gene encoding uncharacterized protein LOC112895925 isoform X1, protein MASLVQHGKSRAAAAAAAAWERKPRHGARAAARSPGKPELGRRQLAGRLLLAACLLAPVLCICAARLLSPLSSRVSSGDGVYLAEGNHVSSDDAGAGAGALSSLQRGTVDGHGPPGPIAPIPARFGTDPVRSSPELDKEVKSSNPENRTDLDNKSGIEGETVSSAKSGFPPENSLMNFRQSAAYIEVPKPKSKVYCDDKSKDEGFPYARPTICQMSGDVRVSPGSSSIALTMPMQQSVEGLHVMPYARRDDSLLPLVTEVGIRAAASENDAPKCSISHDVPAVIFSIGGYTGNFFHDMSDVLIPLYLTSFRFKGRVKFFITNYKQWWIQKYKPMLRRLSHYDIIDFDSNKDVHCFQEVILGLVRDRDLILRPHPTRNPKGYSMLDFTRFLRHSYGLKRSRSLVLGEEPGKKPRMLIISRRGTRKLLNLRQVAAISRALGFDVTISEARGNLKRFATMVNSCDVFLAVHGAGLTNQIFLPAQAVVIQIVPWGKMDWMATNFYGEPARGMNLRYLEYHISEQESSLAQRYPRDHMVFKDPMAIHGQGWNALADIFMTQDVKLNLRRFRPTLLQALDLLQL, encoded by the exons ATGGCGTCCCTGGTGCAGCACGGCAAGAgcagagccgccgccgccgcagcagcagcgtgGGAGAGGAAGCCGAGGCACGGAGCGAGGGCCGCGGCCAGGAGCCCCGGCAAGCCGGAGCTCGGGCGCAGGCAGCTTGCCGGCAGGCTGCTGCTCGCGGCGTGCCTCCTCGCCCCGGTGCTCTGCATCTGCGCGGCCAGGCTCCTCTCGCCGCTGTCGTCACGGGTCTCGT CTGGCGATGGAGTTTATCTGGCCGAGGGAAACCATGTTAGCTCTGATGATGCTGGAG CAGGGGCTGGAGCTCTGAGCTCCTTGCAGCGGGGCACTGTGGATGGACATGGACCTCCAGGGCCTATTGCTCCGATTCCTGCAAGATTTGGTACTGATCCTGTCAGAAGTTCGCCAGAATTAG ATAAAGAAGTTAAAAGCAGCAATCCCGAGAATCGAACGGATTTGGATAATAAATCAGGTATTGAAGGGGAGACTGTATCCTCAGCAAAGTCTGGTTTCCCTCCTGAAAACTCTCTCATGAATTTTCGACAATCAG CCGCATATATTGAAGTCCCAAAGCCTAAGAGTAAGGTATATTGTGATGACAAGAGTAAAGATGAAGGCTTCCCTTATGCAAGGCCAACCATCTGCCAAATGTCTGGTGATGTGCGAGTTTCTCCAGGAAGTTCATCAATTGCTCTTACTATGCCAATGCAACAAAGCGTTGAAGGCCTACATGTTATGCCATATGCTCGCCGTGACGATTCCTTGCTACCTCTTGTAACAGAAGTGGGCATCAGAGCAGCTGCAAGTGAAAATGATGCTCCCAAATGCAGCATTAGCCACGATGTCCCTGCAGTTATCTTCTCCATTGGTGGCTATACTGGAAATTTCTTCCATGACATGTCAGATGTGCTGATCCCACTATATCTTACTTCCTTTCGGTTCAAAGGGCGGGTAAAATTCTTCATTACCAATTACAAGCAGTGGTGGATTCAGAAGTACAAACCGATGCTGCGGAGGTTATCGCATTATGACATAATTGATTTTGACTCAAACAAGGATGTCCACTGCTTTCAGGAAGTAATTCTTGGTCTTGTGAGAGATAGGGATCTCATCCTTCGGCCGCATCCAACGAGAAACCCAAAGGGGTACTCAATGCTTGACTTCACAAGATTCTTGCGCCACTCTTATGGCCTCAAAAGATCCAGATCATTAGTCCTTGGTGAAGAGCCCGGCAAGAAACCAAGGATGCTGATCATATCAAGGCGAGGCACAAGGAAGCTCCTGAACCTTCGTCAAGTGGCAGCCATATCAAGGGCGCTAGGCTTTGACGTGACCATCTCTGAAGCCAGGGGAAACTTGAAGAGGTTTGCAACAATGGTGAACTCGTGTGACGTGTTCCTAGCTGTCCATGGCGCCGGCCTCACCAACCAGATCTTCCTCCCAGCACAGGCGGTGGTGATTCAGATAGTTCCATGGGGGAAGATGGATTGGATGGCCACCAACTTCTATGGGGAGCCTGCTCGCGGCATGAACCTGAGGTACTTGGAGTACCACATCTCTGAACAAGAGAGCAGCCTTGCTCAGAGGTACCCCAGAGACCACATGGTGTTTAAGGACCCCATGGCAATCCATGGTCAAGGATGGAATGCATTGGCAGACATTTTCATGACACAGGATGTGAAGCTCAATCTCAGGAGATTCAGACCTACACTTTTACAGGCCCTGGATCTTCTTCAGTTGTAG